A stretch of Zonotrichia leucophrys gambelii isolate GWCS_2022_RI chromosome 19, RI_Zleu_2.0, whole genome shotgun sequence DNA encodes these proteins:
- the SRSF1 gene encoding serine/arginine-rich splicing factor 1 translates to MSGGGVIRGPAGNNDCRIYVGNLPPDIRTKDIEDVFYKYGAIRDIDLKNRRGGPPFAFVEFEDPRDAEDAVYGRDGYDYDGYRLRVEFPRSGRGTGRGGGGGGGGGAPRGRYGPPSRRSEYRVIVSGLPPSGSWQDLKDHMREAGDVCYADVFRDGTGVVEFVRKEDMTYAVRKLDNTKFRSHEGETAYIRVKVDGPRSPSYGRSRSRSRSRSRSRSRSNSRSRSYSPRRSRGSPRYSPRHSRSRSRT, encoded by the exons ATGTCCGGCGGCGGCGTCATCCGCGGCCCGGCCGGCAACAACGACTGCCGCATCTACGTGGGGAACCTGCCCCCCGACATCCGCACCAAGGACATCGAGGACGTGTTCTACAAGTACGGCGCCATCCGCGACATCGACTTGAAGAACCGCCGCGGGGGCCCGCCCTTCGCCTTCGTCGAGTTTGAGGACCCCAG GGACGCGGAGGACGCCGTCTACGGGCGGGACGGCTACGACTACGATGGGTATCGGCTCCGCGTGGAGTTCCCCCGGAGCGGCCGCGGCACCGGcagaggaggcggcggcggcggggggggagGAGCCCCCCGGGGCAGGTACGGCCCCCCGTCCCGGCGCTCGGAGTACAGAGTGATCGTCTCGG GGCTGCCTCCAAGTGGAAGTTGGCAGGATTTAAAGGATCACATGCGTGAAGCAGGTGATGTATGTTATGCTGATGTTTTCCGAGATGGCACTGGTGTCGTGGAGTTTGTGCGGAAGGAAGACATGACCTACGCTGTGCGAAAGCTGGATAACACTAAATTTAGATCTCACGAG GGAGAAACTGCCTACATCCGTGTTAAAGTTGATGGCCCAAGAAGCCCAAGCTATGGAAGATCTCGGTCCCGCAGCCGTAGTCGTAGCAGGAGCCGTAGTCGCAGCAACAGCAGAAGCCGCAGTTATTCCCCAAGAAGAAGCAGAGGATCTCCACGCTACTCTCCCCGCCACAGCAGATCCCGATCTCGTACATAA